In Candidatus Berkelbacteria bacterium, the DNA window TATTTACCGCAGCTTCTAAGTCGTGACGCGTTGCATGTTTGTGATCGTAAGCAACGGTTGCTTTCCCCGTCACTAAGTTAACATTAGCTTCGTGGACGCCCGGAACCTTAGTGAGGGAGCGCTCGATTGTCCGGACGCAGCTAGCGCAGTGCATTCCCTCGATGTTGATGGTTTCTTTTTGATGGTTCATCAGTGGTGATGCTCCTCATTTTTACTGCGATCGGCTTTGCCTAAGAAAAACCAATAAGTCAGGATTATTAGGATAATTCCGGCTACGATGACGATAAGTTTGTCGCTAGTCATGACTTACCTCGGCTTTGTAACCGCTCGTTTCTTCTATCGCTTTGATTACGTCTTCGACGCCCAATTTATTCTCGTCGAATACAATTTCGGCGGACTTTTTACCTAAGTTAACCTCAACGCTGTTAATTGCGTCGTAATCCTCCTCCAAAGTTTCTAGCAGCATAACGCAGCTGGCACAGTGGACATCTGGTATATAGAATCTTTGTTTTGTCATCGTTGCCTCCTCATTCAAACAATATTTGTCCGGTGTACATACCCATTGAGCAGCTGAAACGCAGCCGACCCTTATCTTGGGCGGGGATATTTATTGTCTCACGGCCAGTTTCCGGTAGAACCTTTTGGATCTTCAAGCTTGGAATTACAAAGGCCCTGCTACAACTGAAGGTGTCTTTGGTCACTAACGTCAGCCTTGTCGGTACGCCTGCTTTGGCTTTCAAGATGTTTGGCTCGTAACCATCTTCCTGAACGCTAATTGTTAACTTCTGTTCACTCTGGGCTGCGTCATTCACTTGCTCATTAGCTTTAGTTTGTTGGGCAATTTCGGTTGAGCCAATTGTATCGACCGGCGTATCGAGCCACTGTTTATAGGCGGCATACGAGACTGGTGAGCCAACGAGATTAAGACCACTTTCAAGCGAATAGAGGCTGAAGATCAACACCAACACCGCTACTATTCTTACGAAGTATTTATTCAGGCTTTCGCCAAGACGAGTCGTGAAATAGGCAAGGATAAAGAACAGGGGAGAAGCGCCGAGCGTAAACGAGAATAGTATCAACGCTCCTGCAACGGGGCTACCCGTACCGAGCGCTAAGGCCATCA includes these proteins:
- a CDS encoding heavy-metal-associated domain-containing protein encodes the protein MTKQRFYIPDVHCASCVMLLETLEEDYDAINSVEVNLGKKSAEIVFDENKLGVEDVIKAIEETSGYKAEVSHD
- a CDS encoding sulfite exporter TauE/SafE family protein, with the translated sequence MPNLWVIFLTGLTTGGLSCLAVQGGLLANVIAKQAEDEFKPNKPKENRVDPAHMSKHDLINFYEHHQEQPRAPRSFRSDITLSIVLFLAAKIVAYTLLGLGLGWLGTMLQLTPVMRGVLMLAITIFMLGTALRLLNVHPFFNYFQIQPPKFIRRFIRRFSKNAKEDYATPIFLGALTVLIPCGITQAMMALALGTGSPVAGALILFSFTLGASPLFFILAYFTTRLGESLNKYFVRIVAVLVLIFSLYSLESGLNLVGSPVSYAAYKQWLDTPVDTIGSTEIAQQTKANEQVNDAAQSEQKLTISVQEDGYEPNILKAKAGVPTRLTLVTKDTFSCSRAFVIPSLKIQKVLPETGRETINIPAQDKGRLRFSCSMGMYTGQILFE